The following are encoded in a window of Parambassis ranga chromosome 15, fParRan2.1, whole genome shotgun sequence genomic DNA:
- the fbxo11a gene encoding F-box only protein 11a isoform X1 encodes MNSVRASNVSRRPRRVSRPRPVQPERNHQERDEDVPADMVAEESGPGAQNSPYQLRRKSLPKRTVCPTKTNMEGASTSTTENFGHRPKRPRVSGKCQDLPAAPAEQYLQEKLPDEVVLKIFSYLLEQDLCRAACVCKRFSELANDPILWKRLYMEVFEYTRPMMHPEPGKFYQINPEEYEQPNPWKESFQQLYKGAHVKPGFAEHFYSNPARYKGRDNMFYYDTIEDALGGGQEPHFDGLIFVHSGIYTDEWIYIESPITMIGAAPGKVAEKVIIENTRDSTFVFMEGSEDAYVGYMTIRFNPDDKSAQHHNAHHCLEITVNCSPIIDHCIIRSTCTVGSAVCVSGQGACPTIKHCNISDCENVGLYITDHAQGIYEDNEISNNALAGIWVKNHGNPIIRRNHIHHGRDVGVFTFDHGMGYFESCNIHRNRIAGFEVKAYANPTVVRCEIHHGQTGGIYVHEKGRGQFIENKIYANNFAGVWITSNSDPTIRGNAIFNGNQGGVYIFGDGRGLIEGNDIYGNALAGIQIRTNSCPIVRHNKIHDGQHGGIYVHEKGQGVIEENEVYSNTLAGVWVTTGSTPVLRRNRIHSGKQVGVYFYDNGHGVLEDNDIYNHMYSGVQIRTGSNPKIRRNKIWGGQNGGILVYNSGLGFIEDNEIFDNAMAGVWIKTDSNPTLRRNKIHDGRDGGICIFNGGRGLLEENDIFRNAQAGVLISTNSHPVLRKNRIFDGFAAGIEITNHATATLEGNQIFNNRFGGLFLASGVNVTMKDNKILNNQDAIEKAVSRGQCLYKISSYTSYPMHDFYRCHTCNTTDRNAICVNCIKKCHQGHDVEFIRHDRFFCDCGAGTLSNPCTLAGEPTHDTDTLYDSAPPIESNTLQHN; translated from the exons ATGAACTCCGTCAGAGCAAGTAACGTCAGCAGAAGACCCAGGCGAGTATCGAGGCCGCGCCCGGTGCAGCCGGAGAGGAACCACCAGGAAAGAG ATGAGGACGTTCCTGCAGATATGGTTGCAGAAGAATCCGGTCCAGGAGCTCAGAATAGTCCCTACCAGCTTAGAAGAAAGTCTCTACCCAAGAGAACAGTGTGTCCGACAAAGACTAACATGGAG GGTGCTTCCACTTCAACCACAGAAAACTTTGGGCACAGACCTAAGCGTCCCAGAGTTTCAGGAAAGTGTCAAGACTTACCAG CAGCTCCAGCAGAGCAGTATTTGCAGGAGAAGCTTCCAGATGAGGTGGTGCTAAAGATCTTCTCGTACCTGTTGGAGCAGGACTTGTGCcgagcagcatgtgtgtgcaaaCGCTTCAGTGAGCTGGCCAATGATCCCATCCTCTG GAAGAGGCTATACATGGAAGTTTTTGAATACACACGTCCCATGATGCACCCTGAGCCAGGGAAGTTTTACCAGATAAATCCTGAGGAATATGAGCAGCCGAACCCCTGGAAGGAGAGCTTTCAGCAGCTG TATAAAGGTGCACATGTTAAACCAGGCTTTGCAGAACACTTCTACAGCAATCCAGCCAGATACAAAGGGAGAGATAACATGTTt tACTATGACACCATCGAAGATGCTCTTGGAGGGGGTCAGGAGCCTCACTTTGACGGCCTGATATTTGTCCACTCTGGAATTTATACAGACGAATGGATCTACATAGAGTCGCCCATCACCATGATCGGAGCTG CACCTGGAAAAGTAGCAGAGAAAGTCATCATTGAGAACACCAGAGACTCTACATTTGTATTCATGGAAGGCTCAGAAGATGCTTATGTTGGATACATGACAATCAGG TTCAATCCTGATGACAAATCCGCCCAGCACCACAATGCACACCATTGCTTGGAGATTACAGTCAACTGCAGCCCCATCATCGACCACTGCATTATACGCAGCACATGCACAG TGGGGTcagctgtctgtgtcagtggCCAGGGTGCTTGTCCCACAATCAAGCACTGCAACATCAGTGACTGTGAAAATGTGGGTCTTTACATCACAGACCATGCACAG GGAATATATGAAGACAATGAGATCTCAAACAACGCTCTGGCTGGGATTTGGGTGAAAAACCATGGCAACCCAATCATTAGGCGGAATCACATCCACCATGGCAGAGATGTGGGAGTTTTTACATTTGACCATGGCATG gGTTACTTTGAGAGCTGCAACATTCATAGGAACCGTATAGCTGGCTTTGAGGTGAAGGCATATGCTAATCCAACAGTGGTTCGCTGTGAGATTCATCATGGTCAGACAGGGGGCATCTATGTGCACGAAAAGGGGCGGGGCCAGTTCATTGAAAACAAGATCTATGCAAATAACTTTGCAGGGGTGTGGATCACCTCTAACAGTGACCCCACAATAAG GGGCAATGCCATTTTTAATGGGAACCAAGGTGGTGTATATATTTTTGGTGATGGCCGAGGTCTTATTGAAGGAAATGACATCTACGGCAATGCCCTGGCAGGAATCCAGATCAGGACAAATAGCTGTCCTATTGTCAGGCACAACAAGATCCATGATGGCCAACATGGTGGCATATATGTG CATGAAAAAGGACAAGGAGTCATAGAGGAGAATGAAGTGTACAGCAACACGCTGGCTGGAGTGTGGGTGACAACGGGCAGTACGCCAGTGCTGAGGAGGAACAGGATACACAGTGGAAAGCAG GTGGGGGTCTACTTCTATGACAATGGCCACGGTGTGCTGGAAGACAATGATATCTACAATCACATGTACTCTGGAGTTCAGATAAG GACTGGCAGCAATCCCAAGATCAGGCGGAACAAGATCTGGGGAGGCCAGAATGGCGGCATTTTGGTTTACAATTCAG GCTTAGGCTTCATTGAGGACAATGAGATCTTTGACAATGCAATGGCAGGAGTGTGGATCAAGACAGACAGCAACCCCACTCTGCGGAGAAACAAGATCCATGATGGGAGAGACGGTGGGATCTGCATTTTCAATGGTGGAAGAG GTTTGCTAGAAGAGAATGACATCTTCAGAAATGCCCAGGCAGGTGTCCTCATTAGCACCAACAGTCATCCCGTGCTGCGGAAAAACAGGATATTTGATGGCTTCGCTGCAG GTATTGAGATCACCAACCATGCCACAGCAACATTAGAGGGCAATCAGATCTTCAACAATCGCTTTGGGGGGTTGTTTCTTGCATCTGGCGTCAATGTCACAATGAAAG ATAATAAGATATTGAACAATCAAGATGCTATTGAAAAGGCTGTGAGCAGAGGTCAGTGCCTGTACAAGATTTCAAGTTACACCAGCTACCCAATGCACGATTTTTACAG GTGCCACACCTGTAACACAACAGACCGTAACGCCATTTGCGTGAACTGCATCAAGAAGTGTCACCAAGGACATGACGTGGAATTCATCAGACACGATAG atTCTTCTGTGACTGTGGTGCAGGAACGCTGTCAAATCCTTGCACATTAGCTGGAGAGCCGACacatgacacagacacactgtatgACTCGGCTCCCCCTATAGAGTCCAATACACTGCAGCACAACTGA
- the fbxo11a gene encoding F-box only protein 11a isoform X2, with protein sequence MNSVRASNVSRRPRRVSRPRPVQPERNHQERDEDVPADMVAEESGPGAQNSPYQLRRKSLPKRTVCPTKTNMEGASTSTTENFGHRPKRPRVSGKCQDLPAPAEQYLQEKLPDEVVLKIFSYLLEQDLCRAACVCKRFSELANDPILWKRLYMEVFEYTRPMMHPEPGKFYQINPEEYEQPNPWKESFQQLYKGAHVKPGFAEHFYSNPARYKGRDNMFYYDTIEDALGGGQEPHFDGLIFVHSGIYTDEWIYIESPITMIGAAPGKVAEKVIIENTRDSTFVFMEGSEDAYVGYMTIRFNPDDKSAQHHNAHHCLEITVNCSPIIDHCIIRSTCTVGSAVCVSGQGACPTIKHCNISDCENVGLYITDHAQGIYEDNEISNNALAGIWVKNHGNPIIRRNHIHHGRDVGVFTFDHGMGYFESCNIHRNRIAGFEVKAYANPTVVRCEIHHGQTGGIYVHEKGRGQFIENKIYANNFAGVWITSNSDPTIRGNAIFNGNQGGVYIFGDGRGLIEGNDIYGNALAGIQIRTNSCPIVRHNKIHDGQHGGIYVHEKGQGVIEENEVYSNTLAGVWVTTGSTPVLRRNRIHSGKQVGVYFYDNGHGVLEDNDIYNHMYSGVQIRTGSNPKIRRNKIWGGQNGGILVYNSGLGFIEDNEIFDNAMAGVWIKTDSNPTLRRNKIHDGRDGGICIFNGGRGLLEENDIFRNAQAGVLISTNSHPVLRKNRIFDGFAAGIEITNHATATLEGNQIFNNRFGGLFLASGVNVTMKDNKILNNQDAIEKAVSRGQCLYKISSYTSYPMHDFYRCHTCNTTDRNAICVNCIKKCHQGHDVEFIRHDRFFCDCGAGTLSNPCTLAGEPTHDTDTLYDSAPPIESNTLQHN encoded by the exons ATGAACTCCGTCAGAGCAAGTAACGTCAGCAGAAGACCCAGGCGAGTATCGAGGCCGCGCCCGGTGCAGCCGGAGAGGAACCACCAGGAAAGAG ATGAGGACGTTCCTGCAGATATGGTTGCAGAAGAATCCGGTCCAGGAGCTCAGAATAGTCCCTACCAGCTTAGAAGAAAGTCTCTACCCAAGAGAACAGTGTGTCCGACAAAGACTAACATGGAG GGTGCTTCCACTTCAACCACAGAAAACTTTGGGCACAGACCTAAGCGTCCCAGAGTTTCAGGAAAGTGTCAAGACTTACCAG CTCCAGCAGAGCAGTATTTGCAGGAGAAGCTTCCAGATGAGGTGGTGCTAAAGATCTTCTCGTACCTGTTGGAGCAGGACTTGTGCcgagcagcatgtgtgtgcaaaCGCTTCAGTGAGCTGGCCAATGATCCCATCCTCTG GAAGAGGCTATACATGGAAGTTTTTGAATACACACGTCCCATGATGCACCCTGAGCCAGGGAAGTTTTACCAGATAAATCCTGAGGAATATGAGCAGCCGAACCCCTGGAAGGAGAGCTTTCAGCAGCTG TATAAAGGTGCACATGTTAAACCAGGCTTTGCAGAACACTTCTACAGCAATCCAGCCAGATACAAAGGGAGAGATAACATGTTt tACTATGACACCATCGAAGATGCTCTTGGAGGGGGTCAGGAGCCTCACTTTGACGGCCTGATATTTGTCCACTCTGGAATTTATACAGACGAATGGATCTACATAGAGTCGCCCATCACCATGATCGGAGCTG CACCTGGAAAAGTAGCAGAGAAAGTCATCATTGAGAACACCAGAGACTCTACATTTGTATTCATGGAAGGCTCAGAAGATGCTTATGTTGGATACATGACAATCAGG TTCAATCCTGATGACAAATCCGCCCAGCACCACAATGCACACCATTGCTTGGAGATTACAGTCAACTGCAGCCCCATCATCGACCACTGCATTATACGCAGCACATGCACAG TGGGGTcagctgtctgtgtcagtggCCAGGGTGCTTGTCCCACAATCAAGCACTGCAACATCAGTGACTGTGAAAATGTGGGTCTTTACATCACAGACCATGCACAG GGAATATATGAAGACAATGAGATCTCAAACAACGCTCTGGCTGGGATTTGGGTGAAAAACCATGGCAACCCAATCATTAGGCGGAATCACATCCACCATGGCAGAGATGTGGGAGTTTTTACATTTGACCATGGCATG gGTTACTTTGAGAGCTGCAACATTCATAGGAACCGTATAGCTGGCTTTGAGGTGAAGGCATATGCTAATCCAACAGTGGTTCGCTGTGAGATTCATCATGGTCAGACAGGGGGCATCTATGTGCACGAAAAGGGGCGGGGCCAGTTCATTGAAAACAAGATCTATGCAAATAACTTTGCAGGGGTGTGGATCACCTCTAACAGTGACCCCACAATAAG GGGCAATGCCATTTTTAATGGGAACCAAGGTGGTGTATATATTTTTGGTGATGGCCGAGGTCTTATTGAAGGAAATGACATCTACGGCAATGCCCTGGCAGGAATCCAGATCAGGACAAATAGCTGTCCTATTGTCAGGCACAACAAGATCCATGATGGCCAACATGGTGGCATATATGTG CATGAAAAAGGACAAGGAGTCATAGAGGAGAATGAAGTGTACAGCAACACGCTGGCTGGAGTGTGGGTGACAACGGGCAGTACGCCAGTGCTGAGGAGGAACAGGATACACAGTGGAAAGCAG GTGGGGGTCTACTTCTATGACAATGGCCACGGTGTGCTGGAAGACAATGATATCTACAATCACATGTACTCTGGAGTTCAGATAAG GACTGGCAGCAATCCCAAGATCAGGCGGAACAAGATCTGGGGAGGCCAGAATGGCGGCATTTTGGTTTACAATTCAG GCTTAGGCTTCATTGAGGACAATGAGATCTTTGACAATGCAATGGCAGGAGTGTGGATCAAGACAGACAGCAACCCCACTCTGCGGAGAAACAAGATCCATGATGGGAGAGACGGTGGGATCTGCATTTTCAATGGTGGAAGAG GTTTGCTAGAAGAGAATGACATCTTCAGAAATGCCCAGGCAGGTGTCCTCATTAGCACCAACAGTCATCCCGTGCTGCGGAAAAACAGGATATTTGATGGCTTCGCTGCAG GTATTGAGATCACCAACCATGCCACAGCAACATTAGAGGGCAATCAGATCTTCAACAATCGCTTTGGGGGGTTGTTTCTTGCATCTGGCGTCAATGTCACAATGAAAG ATAATAAGATATTGAACAATCAAGATGCTATTGAAAAGGCTGTGAGCAGAGGTCAGTGCCTGTACAAGATTTCAAGTTACACCAGCTACCCAATGCACGATTTTTACAG GTGCCACACCTGTAACACAACAGACCGTAACGCCATTTGCGTGAACTGCATCAAGAAGTGTCACCAAGGACATGACGTGGAATTCATCAGACACGATAG atTCTTCTGTGACTGTGGTGCAGGAACGCTGTCAAATCCTTGCACATTAGCTGGAGAGCCGACacatgacacagacacactgtatgACTCGGCTCCCCCTATAGAGTCCAATACACTGCAGCACAACTGA